A window of the Lagopus muta isolate bLagMut1 chromosome 1, bLagMut1 primary, whole genome shotgun sequence genome harbors these coding sequences:
- the CWC15 gene encoding spliceosome-associated protein CWC15 homolog has translation MTTAARPTFEPARGGRGKGEGDLSQLSKQYSSRDLPSHTKIKYRQATQDAPEEVRNRDFRRELEERERVAAREKNRDRPTREHTTSSSVSKKPRLDQIPAANLDADDPLTDEDDEDDDLEDSDDDDTAALLAELEKIKKERAEEQARKEQEQKAEEERIRMENILSGNPLLNLTGPAQPQANFKVKRRWDDDVVFKNCAKGIDETKKDKRFVNDTLRSEFHKKFMEKYIK, from the exons ATGACGACAGCAGCAAGGCCAACATTTGAGCCtgcaagaggaggaagaggaaaaggtgaAGGAGACTTAAGTCAGCTGTCCAAGCAGTATTCCAGCAGAGACCTTCCCTCTCATACTAAAATCAAATATAG ACAGGCCACTCAGGATGCTCCCGAAGAGGTGCGTAACCGTGACTTCAGAAGGGAGCTAGAGGAGAGAGAGCGGGTTGCTGCgagggaaaagaacagagaCAGACCAACCAGAG AACATACAACATCATCTTCTGTGTCTAAGAAGCCTCGGCTGGACCAGATTCCTGCAGCAAACCTCGATGCAGATGACCCTCTAACTGAT GAGGATGATGAGGATGATGACCTGGAAGACAGTGATGATGATGACACTGCAGCTCTTCTGGCtgagctggaaaaaataaagaaggagcGAGCTGAGGAGCAGGCTCGGAAG GAGCAAGAGCAAAAggctgaagaagaaaggattCGGATGGAGAACATCCTGAGTGGGAACCCACTGCTGAACCTCACcggcccagcacagccccaagcaAACTTCAAAGTGAAGAGGAG GTGGGATGATGATGTTGTCTTCAAGAATTGTGCCAAGGGCATAGATGAAACAAAGAAGGACAAGAGGTTTGTGAATGACACTCTGAGGTCAGAATTTCACAAAAAATTCATGGAGAAATACATCAAGTAG